A genomic window from Microbacterium sp. ET2 includes:
- a CDS encoding ABC transporter ATP-binding protein produces MTHAIEVEDLGVRFRRNRRGRRSFKDLFAGSNRRSRPGEFWALRDVSFTVAPGESIGVVGRNGQGKSTLLKLVAGVLLPDEGSVRVTGGVAPLIEITGGFVGDLTVRENVRLTSGLHGMPRAEVSRRFDGIIDFAELDDFVDTPYKHLSNGMKVRLAFSVVSQLEEPILLVDEVLAVGDRAFREKCYTRIDELLADGRTLFFVSHSERDLRRFCRRGLYLDKHHLALDAPIADVLDRYNADYPTG; encoded by the coding sequence ATGACCCACGCGATCGAGGTGGAGGATCTCGGGGTCCGGTTCCGACGGAACCGTCGCGGCCGGCGCAGCTTCAAGGACCTCTTCGCCGGGTCGAACCGGCGCTCGCGACCCGGTGAGTTCTGGGCCCTGCGGGACGTGAGCTTCACCGTCGCGCCCGGCGAGTCGATCGGTGTGGTCGGCCGGAACGGGCAGGGGAAGTCCACGCTGCTCAAACTCGTCGCCGGCGTCCTCCTCCCGGACGAGGGTTCGGTGCGCGTCACCGGGGGAGTCGCACCGCTGATCGAGATCACGGGCGGCTTCGTCGGCGACCTGACGGTCCGCGAGAACGTGCGGCTGACCTCCGGACTGCATGGGATGCCGCGGGCCGAGGTCTCGCGCCGCTTCGACGGCATCATCGACTTCGCCGAGCTCGACGACTTCGTCGACACCCCCTACAAGCATCTGAGCAACGGGATGAAGGTGCGCTTGGCCTTCAGCGTGGTGTCGCAGCTGGAAGAGCCGATCCTTCTGGTCGACGAAGTGCTCGCCGTCGGCGATCGCGCGTTCCGAGAGAAGTGCTACACGCGCATCGACGAGTTGCTGGCAGACGGGCGGACGCTGTTCTTCGTCTCGCACAGCGAGCGCGACCTGCGTCGATTCTGTCGTCGTGGCCTCTATCTCGACAAGCATCATCTGGCGTTGGATGCTCCGATCGCCGACGTGCTCGATCGGTACAACGCCGACTACCCGACCGGCTGA
- the glf gene encoding UDP-galactopyranose mutase, with protein sequence MDLLVVGSGFFGLTIAERAAAAGRKVTVIDRRSHIGGNAYSENETQTGIEVHRYGAHLFHTSNPGVWEYVNRFTTFTDYVHRVYTNHRGVVYPLPINLGTINQFFTAAYSPDQARALIQELAGEFDVAEARNLEEKGIALIGRPLYEAFIRDYTAKQWQTDPTELPAEVISRLPVRYTYDNRYFNDTWEGLPTDGYTAWLERMADHPNIEVRLDTDFFDESQPLHKKAVVGQLPVVYTGPVDRYFDYAEGALSWRTLDFEEEVLEVGDYQGTSVMNYADADVPYTRIHEFKHFHPERSERYPRDRTVIMREFSRFASAEDEPYYPVNTPDDRAGLLAYRELAKGEEGVLFGGRLGTYQYLDMHMAIGSALSMWGNQLA encoded by the coding sequence ATGGATCTCCTCGTCGTCGGCTCCGGGTTCTTCGGCCTCACCATCGCGGAACGGGCCGCGGCGGCGGGTCGCAAGGTGACGGTCATCGATCGCCGTTCCCACATCGGGGGCAACGCCTACAGCGAGAACGAGACGCAGACCGGTATCGAGGTCCACCGCTACGGGGCGCATCTGTTCCACACCTCCAATCCCGGCGTGTGGGAGTACGTCAACCGGTTCACCACGTTCACCGACTACGTGCACCGCGTGTACACCAACCACCGCGGCGTCGTCTACCCGCTGCCGATCAACCTCGGAACCATCAACCAGTTCTTCACTGCTGCGTACTCGCCGGATCAGGCGCGGGCGCTCATCCAGGAGCTCGCGGGCGAGTTCGATGTCGCCGAGGCTCGGAACCTGGAGGAGAAGGGCATCGCACTCATCGGGCGGCCTCTCTACGAGGCGTTCATCCGGGACTACACCGCCAAGCAATGGCAAACCGACCCGACCGAACTTCCTGCCGAGGTCATCAGCCGGCTCCCGGTGCGCTACACCTACGACAACCGGTACTTCAACGACACCTGGGAGGGGCTGCCCACCGACGGGTACACGGCGTGGTTGGAGCGAATGGCCGACCACCCGAACATCGAGGTGCGACTGGACACCGACTTCTTCGACGAGTCGCAGCCCCTGCACAAGAAGGCAGTGGTCGGGCAGTTGCCGGTCGTCTACACCGGGCCGGTGGACCGGTACTTCGACTACGCCGAGGGTGCACTGTCCTGGCGGACCCTGGACTTCGAGGAGGAGGTGCTGGAGGTCGGCGATTATCAGGGCACGTCGGTGATGAACTACGCCGACGCCGATGTGCCGTACACGCGCATCCACGAGTTCAAGCACTTCCACCCCGAGCGCTCCGAGCGGTACCCCCGGGATCGCACGGTGATCATGCGCGAGTTCTCCCGCTTCGCCTCCGCCGAGGACGAGCCCTACTACCCCGTCAATACGCCTGACGACCGCGCCGGCCTTCTGGCCTACCGCGAGCTCGCGAAGGGCGAGGAGGGTGTTCTGTTCGGCGGCCGTCTCGGCACCTATCAGTACCTTGACATGCACATGGCGATCGGCTCCGCGCTGTCGATGTGGGGCAATCAACTGGCGTGA
- a CDS encoding glycosyltransferase family 2 protein has translation MTSATPGAFAPQSATIAVVTFNRSGLLSRLLESIERMDPKPGHVVIVDNASTDDTGDVVESFRDRLGTELVYRRMDTNTGGSGGFSEGMRVAYDLGSTWIWLMDDDVEVLPDGLAKMGTWAPRFKSIQGRRYDYDGSEFYWQYRIAEPLGIPIPFAPASFDASGYKEMNSGCFEGMFIHRDIVAEIGLPDPRFFIYWDDQVYGWLASRITTSVIVDEFVLRRTREIKQWDMGIRHMNASSNAYRYYIMRNRALIKQYYRALGVYRAPLFGLGTALTFGKELIRLLFVERTVRGTSNLIRGLRDGRKIASDGSWQPMPPLKSETSQL, from the coding sequence GTGACCTCGGCGACCCCTGGCGCCTTCGCTCCGCAGAGCGCGACGATCGCCGTGGTCACGTTCAACCGTTCGGGACTGCTCTCCCGACTCCTCGAGAGCATCGAACGGATGGACCCCAAGCCCGGTCACGTCGTGATCGTCGACAACGCGTCGACAGATGACACCGGCGACGTCGTCGAATCGTTCCGCGACCGTCTCGGCACCGAGCTCGTCTATCGGCGGATGGACACCAACACGGGCGGGTCCGGCGGCTTCAGCGAGGGGATGCGGGTCGCCTACGACCTCGGCTCGACCTGGATCTGGCTGATGGATGACGACGTCGAGGTCCTCCCCGACGGCCTGGCCAAGATGGGCACCTGGGCGCCTCGCTTCAAGAGCATCCAAGGCCGGCGCTACGACTACGACGGCAGCGAGTTCTATTGGCAGTACCGCATCGCCGAGCCCCTCGGCATCCCCATCCCCTTCGCTCCCGCGAGCTTCGACGCCTCCGGCTACAAGGAGATGAACTCGGGATGCTTCGAGGGGATGTTCATCCACCGGGACATCGTCGCCGAGATCGGGCTGCCCGACCCCCGCTTCTTCATCTACTGGGACGACCAGGTCTACGGGTGGCTGGCGTCTCGGATCACGACGTCGGTGATCGTCGACGAGTTCGTGCTGCGTCGCACCCGCGAGATCAAGCAGTGGGACATGGGCATCCGCCACATGAACGCCTCGAGCAACGCCTACCGGTACTACATCATGCGAAATCGCGCCCTGATCAAGCAGTACTACCGTGCGCTGGGCGTGTACCGCGCTCCGCTGTTCGGCCTCGGTACGGCGCTGACCTTCGGGAAAGAGCTGATCCGACTGCTGTTCGTCGAGCGTACGGTTCGAGGCACCTCGAACCTGATCCGCGGGCTCCGTGACGGACGCAAGATCGCAAGCGACGGGTCGTGGCAGCCGATGCCGCCGCTGAAATCGGAGACGTCTCAGCTCTAG
- a CDS encoding glycosyltransferase family 2 protein, with the protein MSTPTISVVVPAYNNGRTLDETLRSVLDQDVSGLELIVADHSSSDDTAAVMSRFADDDRVTLLSTPAGGGAGRNWNRVTEAASGEFIKLVCGDDVLRPGVLKRQVEILRGSGAVLTACRRDVVDSEGRVVVKGWGLRGIGRPMPGKNAVRAAVRAGSNLFGEPASVMMRREALTETGGWFDRFPYLIDQATYSRVLLHGSFAPDSTVGATFRMSASQWSVALVREQSGQARAFHAWVRSRYPDVVTAGDVRMGDLRAGIMARARRLSYGLLKRRMR; encoded by the coding sequence GTGAGCACGCCCACGATCAGCGTCGTCGTGCCCGCATACAACAACGGACGAACTCTCGACGAGACCCTGCGCTCGGTCCTCGACCAGGACGTCAGCGGCCTCGAGCTCATTGTGGCCGACCATTCCTCATCGGACGACACTGCGGCCGTCATGAGCCGGTTCGCCGACGACGATCGGGTGACACTGCTCTCGACTCCGGCCGGTGGCGGCGCCGGCCGGAACTGGAATCGGGTCACAGAGGCCGCATCGGGCGAGTTCATCAAACTCGTCTGCGGTGACGATGTGCTGCGCCCAGGAGTCCTGAAGCGACAGGTGGAGATTCTGCGCGGCAGCGGTGCCGTTCTGACCGCCTGCCGGCGGGACGTCGTGGATTCCGAAGGACGGGTGGTCGTCAAAGGATGGGGCCTGCGCGGGATCGGCCGCCCGATGCCGGGGAAGAATGCGGTGCGCGCCGCGGTGCGCGCAGGATCGAATCTCTTCGGGGAACCGGCCTCGGTCATGATGAGACGTGAGGCGCTGACCGAGACGGGGGGTTGGTTCGATCGTTTCCCCTACCTCATCGACCAGGCCACCTACAGCAGGGTTCTCCTGCACGGATCGTTCGCCCCTGACTCGACGGTGGGTGCGACCTTCCGCATGAGCGCCAGTCAGTGGAGCGTTGCTCTCGTCCGTGAGCAGTCGGGGCAGGCGCGGGCCTTCCACGCATGGGTGAGGAGCCGATACCCCGATGTCGTGACAGCGGGAGACGTCCGAATGGGCGACCTGCGGGCGGGGATCATGGCTCGCGCGCGTCGGCTGTCCTATGGTCTGCTGAAGAGGAGGATGCGGTGA
- a CDS encoding NAD-dependent epimerase/dehydratase family protein, giving the protein MTRRWIIGRGLLGRAIARVHDDEAFATLIPWAEPDSAVQAMSDGLSSFAEGDDDLEIYWSAGRGVTSTPAEQLEIEVDVFRRFLLAIMALPPHRRARLTFFLASSVGGAYAGSGSPPFTEATPTSPLSNYGRAKLQMEQLLTDATSQGGWRSFIGRITNIYGAGQDLTKAQGLISALIRGHLNGQPIPVYVPLDTLRDYIYEDDCAAVVAAAMRRTRAVDAGSTVVKIIGTMRAVSIGALLAELTRLRRRRGPIVLGGGDARGQSLDLRVKSIVWPELDGLVRTTLPEGLSRVYAAQLSGRLNPL; this is encoded by the coding sequence ATGACACGACGCTGGATCATCGGACGCGGGTTGCTCGGTCGAGCGATCGCCCGAGTTCACGACGACGAGGCCTTCGCAACGCTCATCCCGTGGGCGGAGCCTGACTCGGCGGTTCAGGCGATGAGCGACGGTCTGTCGTCGTTCGCTGAGGGAGATGACGACCTCGAGATCTACTGGTCGGCTGGCCGCGGAGTCACCTCCACGCCGGCAGAGCAACTGGAGATCGAGGTCGATGTCTTCCGCCGTTTTCTGCTGGCGATCATGGCGCTGCCACCGCATCGCCGCGCACGCCTCACTTTCTTCCTGGCCTCTTCGGTTGGCGGCGCCTATGCGGGATCCGGGTCGCCACCGTTCACCGAGGCCACGCCGACCAGTCCACTGTCGAACTACGGTCGCGCGAAGCTGCAGATGGAACAGCTGCTGACCGATGCCACATCGCAAGGCGGCTGGCGGTCGTTCATCGGCAGGATCACCAACATCTACGGCGCCGGGCAGGACCTCACGAAGGCGCAAGGACTGATCTCGGCGCTGATCCGCGGACACCTCAACGGCCAGCCCATTCCCGTCTACGTACCACTGGACACGCTGCGCGACTACATCTACGAAGACGATTGCGCCGCTGTAGTGGCCGCCGCGATGCGACGAACACGCGCCGTCGACGCAGGATCGACCGTCGTGAAGATCATCGGCACGATGCGCGCGGTATCCATCGGCGCCCTGCTCGCCGAGCTGACGCGACTGCGCCGCCGGCGGGGCCCGATCGTCCTCGGGGGCGGCGATGCGAGAGGGCAATCCCTGGACCTGAGGGTGAAGTCGATCGTCTGGCCCGAGTTGGACGGGCTCGTGCGGACGACCCTTCCCGAAGGACTCAGCCGCGTGTACGCTGCTCAGCTCTCGGGACGGCTGAATCCTCTGTAG
- a CDS encoding GtrA family protein — translation MRSLIARIAGRPEVRYLFFGGLNTAFSYGLFTVALLLLHAAGVPGDYAIAITFSWLVSNLTSFLLQRRFVFRGTGHPVREFLKFTSVTFGSLIANLVLSWFSASILGFDSAGEKLISQLVVTVLLVVVTYVLHRVFSFSKAGAQPAGMGAVEAVPEGPSAD, via the coding sequence GTGCGCAGCCTTATTGCCCGGATCGCCGGACGCCCCGAGGTTCGCTACCTCTTCTTCGGTGGGCTGAATACAGCGTTCTCCTACGGTCTGTTCACCGTCGCGCTGCTGCTTTTGCACGCGGCCGGCGTTCCCGGCGATTACGCGATCGCCATCACCTTCAGCTGGCTCGTGTCGAACCTCACATCGTTCCTGCTGCAGCGACGATTCGTCTTCCGCGGGACCGGGCACCCCGTGCGCGAATTCCTCAAGTTCACCTCTGTGACGTTCGGGTCCTTGATCGCGAATCTGGTGCTGTCCTGGTTCTCCGCCTCGATCCTCGGTTTCGACAGCGCCGGGGAGAAGCTCATCAGCCAGCTCGTGGTCACGGTGCTTCTGGTCGTCGTCACCTATGTGCTGCACCGCGTGTTCTCCTTCAGCAAAGCGGGGGCACAGCCTGCCGGCATGGGGGCGGTGGAAGCCGTGCCCGAGGGACCGTCCGCCGACTGA
- a CDS encoding ABC transporter permease, which translates to MTTAAVGAPGSARRYVHSLWLLSARDLKVRYATSALGYLWSILDPLVMSAIYWFVFTQIFDRTVGHEPYIVFLIVALLPWVWFNSAVSDFTRAFNKDARLVRSTAIPRSIWVNRIVLSKGIEFLCSIPVLVLFILFAGPGIQLNWGLLLFPVAMVLQTALLVGLGLLVAPLCVLWSDLERTTKLILRALFYASPVIYGVSDLPGVFETLAAFNPLAGIFALYRVGFFPEEWDPWVVSIGAVMSLLILVLGIVVFRRLERPVLKEL; encoded by the coding sequence GTGACCACTGCCGCCGTCGGCGCCCCCGGATCAGCCCGGCGCTACGTCCACTCGCTGTGGCTGCTGTCGGCGCGTGATCTGAAGGTCAGGTACGCCACCAGCGCGCTCGGATATCTGTGGTCGATCCTCGACCCGCTGGTGATGAGCGCCATCTACTGGTTCGTCTTCACGCAGATCTTCGACCGCACTGTCGGACATGAGCCGTACATCGTCTTCCTGATCGTCGCCCTGCTGCCGTGGGTGTGGTTCAACTCAGCGGTGTCCGATTTCACACGGGCCTTCAACAAGGACGCGCGGCTGGTGCGATCGACGGCGATCCCGCGGTCGATCTGGGTCAACCGCATCGTGCTCAGCAAGGGCATCGAGTTCCTCTGCTCGATCCCGGTGCTGGTCCTGTTCATCCTCTTCGCGGGTCCGGGCATTCAGCTCAACTGGGGATTGCTCCTCTTCCCCGTCGCGATGGTGCTGCAGACCGCTCTGCTTGTCGGGCTCGGGTTGCTGGTGGCGCCGTTGTGCGTCCTCTGGAGCGATCTGGAGCGCACGACGAAGTTGATCCTGCGGGCGCTGTTCTACGCGTCGCCCGTCATCTACGGCGTCTCGGACCTGCCCGGGGTGTTCGAGACGCTCGCGGCATTCAATCCGCTGGCCGGAATCTTCGCGCTCTATCGCGTGGGCTTCTTCCCGGAGGAGTGGGACCCGTGGGTGGTGTCCATCGGAGCCGTCATGTCGCTCCTGATCCTCGTGCTCGGAATTGTCGTGTTCCGCCGGCTCGAACGCCCCGTGTTGAAGGAGCTGTGA
- the rfbA gene encoding glucose-1-phosphate thymidylyltransferase RfbA: MKGIILAGGSGTRLHPITLGVSKQLIPVYDKPMVYYPLSTLMLAGIRDIMIITTPHDAPFFERLLGDGSGFGVNLTFAQQPSPDGLAQAFTIGADFIGDDKVALVLGDNLLYGPGLGTQLKRYTDIDGGAVFAYWVAEPTAYGVVEFDDDGRAVSLEEKPTAPKSNYAVPGLYFYDNEVVGIARSLKPSARGEYEITDINRAYLQRGALHVQVLPRGTAWLDTGTFDQMTDAADYVRTIERRTGMRIGVPEEVAWRQGFLSDDELRTRAQALVKSGYGTYLLELLERGR; the protein is encoded by the coding sequence GTGAAAGGCATCATCCTCGCGGGCGGAAGCGGCACCAGACTTCACCCGATCACGCTGGGCGTCTCCAAGCAGCTGATCCCGGTCTATGACAAGCCGATGGTGTACTACCCGCTGTCGACCCTCATGCTCGCGGGCATCCGCGACATCATGATCATCACGACACCGCACGACGCGCCGTTCTTCGAGCGACTCCTGGGTGACGGGTCCGGATTCGGAGTCAACCTGACCTTCGCGCAGCAGCCGTCACCCGACGGCCTTGCGCAGGCCTTCACGATCGGCGCGGATTTCATCGGCGATGACAAGGTCGCCCTGGTGCTCGGCGACAACCTCCTGTACGGACCCGGTCTGGGAACGCAGCTCAAGCGTTATACCGACATCGACGGTGGTGCGGTGTTCGCGTACTGGGTGGCAGAACCCACCGCCTACGGAGTGGTGGAGTTCGATGATGACGGCCGAGCGGTGTCCTTGGAAGAGAAGCCGACCGCTCCGAAGAGCAACTACGCGGTACCGGGTCTCTACTTCTACGACAATGAGGTGGTGGGCATCGCTCGCAGCCTGAAGCCGAGCGCCCGGGGCGAGTACGAGATCACGGACATCAACCGGGCTTACCTGCAGAGAGGGGCCCTGCACGTTCAGGTGCTCCCCCGCGGGACGGCGTGGCTGGACACCGGGACCTTCGATCAGATGACCGACGCCGCCGACTACGTGCGGACCATCGAGCGACGCACCGGCATGCGGATCGGCGTACCGGAGGAGGTCGCCTGGCGGCAGGGGTTCCTCTCGGACGACGAGTTGCGGACGCGTGCTCAGGCGCTCGTGAAGTCCGGGTACGGGACATATCTTCTCGAGCTTCTGGAAAGAGGTCGTTGA
- a CDS encoding glycosyltransferase, with product MDHGYEHRISIVIPVYGGERTLEGVIQEIAPLVDGFRTPGGHPARVDEVVLAYDRGPDDSARVIRELAQRYTWVKPVWLSRNFGQHAATLAGMASSGGEWIVTLDEDGQHDPAQISSLLDVALRERADLVYADPVNRAPHGFVRNTASKTSKRILESVLGGGRASHFNSFRLMLGEIGRSVAAYAGTGVYLDVALSWIASTVETAPVTLREEGDRRSGYSYRRLIAHFWRMVLTSGTRGLRLVTAAGVIFFIGGIIFAIYLTIARFVSGDIPDGWTSQMVLTALGTGFILVSLGIIAEYLGVAVNTALGKPAYLIVRDPASGPLGHTNPVSEPDTSTSPSGHG from the coding sequence ATGGATCACGGGTACGAGCACCGCATCAGCATCGTCATCCCCGTCTACGGCGGAGAGCGCACTCTGGAGGGAGTGATCCAGGAGATCGCTCCGCTGGTCGACGGCTTCCGCACCCCCGGCGGACACCCCGCACGAGTGGACGAAGTGGTCCTGGCCTATGACCGCGGCCCGGATGATTCCGCCAGGGTCATCCGTGAGCTCGCTCAGCGATACACCTGGGTGAAGCCTGTCTGGCTGAGCCGCAACTTCGGCCAGCACGCAGCGACGCTCGCAGGCATGGCCAGTTCGGGAGGAGAGTGGATCGTCACGCTCGACGAGGACGGTCAGCACGACCCAGCCCAGATCAGCTCCCTCCTCGATGTCGCACTGAGAGAGCGAGCCGATCTCGTCTACGCCGACCCTGTCAATCGAGCGCCTCACGGATTCGTCCGGAACACGGCGTCGAAAACCTCGAAGCGCATCCTGGAAAGCGTGCTGGGCGGAGGCCGGGCATCTCACTTCAACAGCTTCCGCCTCATGCTCGGCGAGATCGGCCGCAGCGTCGCCGCGTACGCAGGCACGGGCGTGTACCTCGACGTCGCCTTGTCCTGGATCGCCTCCACGGTGGAGACCGCGCCGGTGACACTGCGTGAGGAAGGCGACCGACGGTCCGGCTATTCATACCGACGCTTGATCGCCCACTTCTGGCGCATGGTCCTGACTTCGGGCACTCGTGGCCTTCGGCTCGTGACCGCGGCAGGGGTCATCTTCTTCATCGGCGGGATCATCTTCGCGATCTATCTCACGATCGCCCGTTTCGTCTCCGGCGACATACCCGACGGGTGGACGTCGCAGATGGTTCTGACCGCGCTCGGCACGGGTTTCATCCTGGTCTCCCTCGGGATCATCGCTGAGTACTTGGGAGTGGCGGTCAACACCGCGCTGGGGAAACCCGCCTATCTGATCGTGCGCGACCCCGCTTCGGGGCCTCTCGGGCACACGAACCCGGTCTCGGAACCGGACACCTCCACCTCCCCCTCCGGTCACGGATGA
- the galE gene encoding UDP-glucose 4-epimerase GalE, whose translation MRVLLSGGAGYIGVHTAIALLEAGHEVVVVDDMSNSSLEALVRAGEITGAGIPLLVSDIRDEARVRTFVSENAPLDAVIHFAGLKAVGESVADPLRYYDVNIGSAVAVLKLMAAESIPTVVFSSSATVYGQPERLPLVEDSPTGLDLPNPYGKTKRIVEEILADAAAAGPGVRAVALRYFNPVGAHPSGRVGEDPVGVPTNLMPYVARVAVGELERVGIFGDDYPTPDGTGLRDYIHVMDLAAGHVAALENARPGYEVFNLGTGVPISVRQLIAAFGRAARREIPSTVLPRRAGDVAASYCDPAKAWNRWGWRAERSIDDACADAWRWQSRNPQGYRTP comes from the coding sequence GTGCGAGTACTCCTCTCCGGTGGCGCCGGCTATATCGGCGTGCACACCGCGATCGCGCTTCTGGAAGCCGGACACGAGGTCGTCGTTGTGGACGACATGTCGAACTCCTCACTCGAAGCGCTCGTTCGGGCGGGAGAAATCACCGGGGCCGGCATCCCTCTCCTCGTCTCGGACATCCGCGACGAGGCCCGGGTGCGCACATTCGTGTCGGAGAACGCTCCGCTGGACGCGGTCATCCACTTCGCAGGATTGAAGGCGGTCGGCGAGTCGGTGGCCGATCCGCTTCGGTACTACGACGTGAACATCGGATCGGCTGTCGCTGTGCTCAAGCTCATGGCTGCCGAGTCCATCCCGACAGTGGTCTTCTCCAGCTCGGCCACCGTGTACGGACAGCCGGAGCGGCTGCCCCTGGTCGAAGACTCGCCCACCGGGCTCGACCTGCCCAATCCGTACGGCAAGACCAAGCGCATCGTGGAGGAGATCCTCGCCGACGCTGCAGCCGCCGGCCCGGGCGTGCGTGCGGTGGCGCTGCGCTACTTCAACCCCGTCGGAGCCCACCCGAGCGGCCGGGTCGGCGAAGACCCCGTCGGGGTGCCGACCAACCTCATGCCCTACGTCGCTCGCGTCGCGGTCGGAGAGCTTGAGCGCGTGGGCATCTTCGGTGATGACTATCCGACCCCCGACGGCACGGGGCTGCGGGACTACATTCACGTCATGGACCTTGCCGCAGGTCATGTCGCGGCCCTCGAGAACGCCCGCCCGGGCTACGAGGTCTTCAATCTCGGGACCGGCGTCCCGATCAGCGTCCGCCAGCTCATCGCCGCGTTCGGGCGGGCAGCTCGGCGCGAGATCCCGTCGACCGTGCTGCCACGACGCGCCGGGGACGTGGCAGCCTCGTACTGCGATCCCGCCAAGGCGTGGAACCGATGGGGATGGCGCGCCGAACGGAGCATCGACGACGCCTGCGCTGACGCGTGGCGCTGGCAGTCCAGAAATCCGCAGGGGTACCGGACACCCTAG